TAAGTAATGCGCCAAGGATTAACATGACGACCGTTCCAATGATCGTTGCATAATAGCCTGGCTTTGTAAGCATTGACTGCTTCATTTCCAACACTTCAGCCTTTGTTGCAGTATTAGCAAGAGCTTGTTTAATTTCTTTTACTTCTGCTTCCAATGCATCCATTCTTGAATTCAGATCATTGAAACGCAGATTCACGTTTTCATTCATTGAAGTAAAGCGTTGATTCATGTTTTCATTGATTGAAGTAAAACGCTGATTTACGTTTTCATTGATTGAAGTAAAACGCTGATTTACGTTTTCATTCATTTGTTGGATTTGATTGCTAATCAAAACCCATGGCATTTCGATAACTGAATGTTGTTGAATGTTGTCGTCCTCATCCATGACGCTATTCACGCCCCTTTTCCGCTCTATCATGTCTACTTCCATCTTACCACAAGAGCGGTGGGGCGAATGCCTTCCGTCTCATGATGTGCAAGACGGAAGGTTCACCTCCTCATTCGGTTGATTAACTAGCGATAGCTGAATGTGTTGTATCGACGCTGTTGATTGCCGCTATAATGGCATCGGACGCTTGTTGAATCCGTCCCATGGAATCTCGCAAGATCTCCACTGCATCGTCACCCGACCAACCGATCAAGTACCCAAACGTATAGTCCGATGAATCGATACCTAACGCTTGGCATACCAGGAAGGCGGTAGATTCTGCTTCTACTTCTTTGATCGTAGGCGGCAAACCCGACCGATGATGCAATAGACCATGCGCCCACTCGTGAGCGAGCGTTTTGATCTTTTGCGCGATCGGATTGGTGCCTAGAATCTCGATATGGCCATCCGTGTGATAAAACGCCCCGTTCGCACCATTGAGATCCGATGATTCATGCACAGGAAACGGACACGAATCCACCATGCGTTGTAGCAACTGCTCATCGACTTCTTGGTGAAGGAGATGAACTGCAGGTGCTTCAGGCAAGGGCTCACCAGCCGTTTGCTCGATATCAAAGACGTATACTGTGCGAAATCCGTAGATGACGCTTTTCGTCTCTTCGTTTTTGTCTTTTTTGACGAGAGGAGCGAATATTGCCATCCCCTTCTCGCCTTTTTTGACGTAGCGACCCTTTTTCCCCCACTCTTTAAATCCGGCTACATACGTTGCATCTGGATTTTGCGCCCAAATCATGAGCCGATTGTGAAAGGAATAGGAGGGAAAAGATGCGGCAAACTTGAGAAAGTTAGCCCATTCCCCATTGTCGATTAGTCTTTTTAGATGTGACTCTAACTTGTCCATGGCCTCATTTTTGTTCATATGTTCGCCCGCACGAAACCTGCTGGGGAACCCCCGCAAGTTTCGCGAGGGCTACCCCCTTTCGTGTGTTAGGTCGAATGCTACTTCACTTACTTATGATGTTTACTACTTCGTAGCCTATCTAGTTCAGCTATTCTACGATCACATGCTGCCATTAATTGTTTCTGTCTTGTTACTGAAAATATGGTGAAATACCCACCAACAATCAGACTCAAGATAATCGCTGCAGAAAAAATTACACGGGCACATGATGATT
This portion of the Sulfoacidibacillus ferrooxidans genome encodes:
- a CDS encoding ArdC-like ssDNA-binding domain-containing protein; this encodes MNKNEAMDKLESHLKRLIDNGEWANFLKFAASFPSYSFHNRLMIWAQNPDATYVAGFKEWGKKGRYVKKGEKGMAIFAPLVKKDKNEETKSVIYGFRTVYVFDIEQTAGEPLPEAPAVHLLHQEVDEQLLQRMVDSCPFPVHESSDLNGANGAFYHTDGHIEILGTNPIAQKIKTLAHEWAHGLLHHRSGLPPTIKEVEAESTAFLVCQALGIDSSDYTFGYLIGWSGDDAVEILRDSMGRIQQASDAIIAAINSVDTTHSAIAS